The following are from one region of the Cloacibacillus sp. An23 genome:
- a CDS encoding 2-oxoacid:acceptor oxidoreductase subunit alpha yields MAQNEFWQGNKAIAMGAIAAGCRFFGGYPITPSTEIMEVMSEELPKLGGKFVQMEDEIGGIASALGASIAGKKAMTASSGPGISLKQELLGYGYIAEIPLVVADVQRGGPSTGLPTKVSQADVMQARWGTHGDHATIAYAPCSIPECYTLTIEAFNMAERFRQPVLIMADEVIGHMREKITIPEPGSFKVVDRKKPTVAPDDFIPYRPDEDDVPPMPAFGDGYRWHVTGLTTNEWGFPTNDAPDIDLKANRIIRKVERFRDEIVAYREDFMEDAEIVVVSYGSVSRSSLRAIRELREEGVKVGHFRPITIWPFPDKEIAAFSKNVKHIIVPELNAGQLVHEVERAVKGNCEVHGKSLINGELYKPAEIMSFIKEVA; encoded by the coding sequence ATGGCTCAGAACGAATTCTGGCAGGGCAACAAAGCCATAGCCATGGGCGCTATAGCCGCCGGATGCAGATTTTTCGGAGGCTATCCTATCACCCCGTCGACTGAGATAATGGAAGTCATGTCCGAAGAGCTTCCGAAGCTCGGCGGAAAATTCGTCCAGATGGAAGACGAAATCGGAGGCATCGCCTCTGCCCTCGGCGCGTCTATCGCCGGCAAGAAAGCGATGACGGCGAGCTCCGGCCCCGGAATCTCGCTGAAGCAGGAGCTTCTCGGCTACGGCTACATCGCGGAAATTCCGCTCGTCGTCGCCGACGTTCAGCGCGGCGGCCCCTCGACGGGACTTCCGACGAAGGTCTCCCAGGCCGACGTCATGCAGGCGAGATGGGGCACCCACGGCGACCACGCCACGATAGCCTACGCGCCGTGCTCCATCCCCGAGTGCTACACGCTTACGATAGAAGCCTTCAACATGGCCGAGCGTTTCCGCCAGCCCGTGCTCATAATGGCCGACGAGGTCATAGGCCACATGCGCGAGAAGATAACCATTCCGGAGCCCGGAAGCTTCAAGGTCGTCGACCGTAAGAAGCCGACCGTCGCTCCCGACGACTTCATACCGTACCGCCCGGACGAGGACGACGTTCCTCCGATGCCGGCTTTCGGCGACGGCTACCGCTGGCATGTCACTGGACTTACCACCAACGAGTGGGGCTTCCCGACCAACGACGCGCCCGACATAGACCTCAAGGCCAACCGCATCATCCGCAAGGTCGAGCGTTTCCGCGACGAAATAGTCGCCTACAGAGAGGACTTCATGGAGGACGCCGAGATAGTCGTCGTCTCCTACGGCTCCGTCTCCCGCTCGTCGCTCCGCGCCATCCGCGAGCTTCGCGAAGAGGGCGTCAAGGTCGGACACTTCCGTCCCATCACCATCTGGCCGTTCCCGGACAAAGAAATCGCCGCGTTCTCTAAGAACGTCAAGCACATCATCGTCCCCGAGCTCAACGCCGGACAGCTCGTCCACGAAGTCGAGCGCGCCGTCAAAGGCAACTGCGAAGTACACGGCAAGAGCCTCATCAACGGCGAACTCTACAAGCCTGCGGAAATTATGTCCTTCATCAAGGAGGTGGCGTAA
- a CDS encoding 4Fe-4S dicluster domain-containing protein yields MAKKFSIEVMEKWCKGCGLCVSICPKKVLELNDHVKCEGVRQDDCIGCRQCENICPDLAITVKEREQ; encoded by the coding sequence TTCAGCATCGAAGTAATGGAGAAGTGGTGCAAAGGATGCGGCCTCTGCGTCTCTATATGCCCCAAGAAGGTTCTCGAGCTTAACGATCACGTTAAGTGCGAAGGCGTGCGTCAGGACGACTGCATCGGCTGCCGCCAGTGCGAAAACATCTGCCCGGACCTGGCAATCACAGTGAAGGAGCGTGAGCAGTAA